A genomic stretch from Nitrospirota bacterium includes:
- a CDS encoding sensor histidine kinase, with the protein MNRIAIIGAGRGGTALIHIFNEDPLVKILKIADENLTAPGIKLARKSGIPTTRDFRKLLTLKNLNTLIDVTGSPQVEREIKRLQPPGVAIIGGLEAKFMWQLIEARIKSQEELKKNLAEYRDLVRLYLRDARHAVMEERTRIALDLHDGLVQTLIGLNYKLDLLEQMSEDATPDIRSLANEVRSQLKKVIEEARYVVFNLKPIYFEKTDLIPALRSYLKSYEKQSGIATSLKIVGSEARIPPRTKVFLFRIVQESLSNVKRHAHARQVRIGIRVKARDLTTIIRDDGIGFSLKETSNDVDKWTSFGVRGIEERAKLLGGHALIMSSPGQGTTIQVTLPLDMSEPS; encoded by the coding sequence ATGAATAGAATTGCGATCATCGGCGCAGGGAGGGGCGGGACTGCCCTCATCCATATTTTCAATGAGGACCCGCTTGTAAAAATCCTCAAGATAGCAGACGAGAATCTTACCGCACCGGGTATAAAACTCGCCAGAAAATCAGGGATCCCAACGACAAGGGACTTTCGAAAACTGCTGACACTAAAAAATCTTAACACACTCATAGATGTAACAGGAAGCCCTCAGGTTGAGCGCGAGATCAAGCGGCTTCAGCCTCCGGGCGTGGCAATCATAGGCGGTCTTGAGGCCAAATTCATGTGGCAGCTCATCGAGGCCAGGATCAAGAGCCAGGAAGAACTGAAAAAGAACCTTGCAGAATACCGTGACCTCGTGAGGCTGTATCTGCGCGATGCCAGGCACGCAGTGATGGAGGAACGGACGAGGATTGCACTCGACCTGCATGACGGACTTGTCCAGACCCTCATAGGATTAAACTACAAGCTCGATCTCCTTGAGCAGATGTCGGAAGACGCGACGCCCGATATCCGGTCACTCGCGAATGAGGTCAGGAGTCAGCTCAAAAAGGTCATCGAAGAGGCAAGATACGTTGTATTCAACCTCAAGCCCATCTATTTTGAGAAGACAGACCTGATACCGGCCCTCCGCAGTTATCTGAAAAGTTATGAAAAACAGTCAGGGATTGCGACAAGTCTTAAGATTGTCGGGAGTGAAGCGCGTATTCCACCAAGGACAAAGGTGTTTCTGTTCCGTATTGTTCAGGAATCACTCTCCAATGTTAAGAGGCATGCTCATGCCAGACAGGTAAGGATCGGCATACGTGTGAAGGCAAGGGACCTTACAACCATCATACGTGATGATGGAATCGGATTCAGTCTGAAGGAGACGAGCAACGACGTTGATAAATGGACCTCCTTTGGTGTGCGTGGAATCGAGGAGCGGGCTAAGCTCCTGGGCGGACATGCCTTAATTATGTCATCGCCAGGACAGGGCACTACGATCCAGGTGACACTCCCGCTTGATATGAGTGAACCGTCATGA
- a CDS encoding response regulator transcription factor: MAEHLVGKIRLLIVDDHQVVREGLSSILTTRGDIDVVGMARDGSEAVEKARQLSPDVVLMDISMPGMNGVEATRQIKQENPQTGIVVLSMYAEEEYIFDLIRAGATGYLLKDSDSSQIANAIRAVSRGESMIHPVVVSKILSEFTQLSYSHSMKEEKGGKRKYDLSDREITVLKLVAEGKTNKEIAKDLRISEKTVKNHTRSIFHKLNVSDRTQAAIQAIKEGLIDIR; this comes from the coding sequence ATGGCTGAACATTTGGTTGGCAAAATACGTCTCCTTATCGTGGATGATCATCAGGTTGTCAGAGAGGGGCTGTCTTCCATACTCACGACCAGGGGTGACATTGATGTGGTGGGTATGGCGCGGGATGGCAGTGAGGCAGTGGAGAAGGCGCGGCAGTTGTCTCCTGATGTCGTGCTGATGGACATCAGTATGCCTGGTATGAACGGGGTTGAGGCAACCAGGCAGATTAAGCAGGAAAACCCGCAGACCGGCATAGTAGTACTCAGCATGTACGCTGAAGAAGAGTACATATTTGATCTTATTCGGGCCGGAGCTACAGGATATCTCCTTAAAGATTCAGATTCCTCACAGATAGCCAATGCCATAAGAGCTGTATCGCGGGGGGAATCTATGATCCACCCTGTGGTAGTAAGCAAGATACTCTCTGAATTTACCCAGTTATCATATTCTCATAGCATGAAAGAGGAAAAGGGTGGGAAAAGAAAATATGACCTTTCTGACCGGGAGATCACTGTATTAAAGCTTGTGGCAGAAGGCAAGACAAATAAGGAGATCGCCAAAGACCTTCGTATCAGTGAAAAGACAGTAAAAAATCACACCCGCAGCATCTTCCACAAACTAAATGTTTCTGACCGTACACAGGCCGCCATCCAGGCCATTAAAGAGGGCCTGATTGACATCCGGTAG